The Aquila chrysaetos chrysaetos chromosome 6, bAquChr1.4, whole genome shotgun sequence genome window below encodes:
- the MTHFR gene encoding methylenetetrahydrofolate reductase, whose product MDTRFDRMGAGGPLFIDVTWHPAGDPGSDKETSSMIIANTAVNYCGLETILHMTCCNQTKDDITGHLQKAKRLGLKNIMALRGDPVGEEWEEEVDGFNYAVDLVKHIRNEFDDYFDICVAGYPKGHPEAESYEADLRYLKEKVFAGADFIITQLFFRSETFLKFMKDCQAIGITCPIIPGIFPIQGYHSLRQLVKLSKLEVPQEIKDVIEPIKDNDAAIRNYGVEQAVSMCRELLDSGVVHGLHFYTLNREVATTEVLKRLGLWTEDPRRPLPWAVSAHPKRRVEDVRPIFWASRPKSYIYRTQEWDDFPNGRWGNSSSPAFGELKDYYLFYLKSKSPREELLKMWGEELTGEESVFEVFTCYITGEPNKNGHKVTCMPWNDDPLATETNLLKEQLEKVNRRGILTINSQPNINGKPSTDPIVGWGPSGGYVFQKAYLEFFTSSEIVTALLKVLKKYELRVNYHIVNVKGQNITNAPDLQPNAVTWGIFPGREIIQPTVVDPVSFLSWKDEAFALWIEQWAKLYEEESPSRMIIQYIHDNYYLVNLVDNDFPLENCLWQVVDDTFELLNSQTQQ is encoded by the exons ATGGACACCAG GTTTGACCGCATGGGAGCAGGTGGTCCACTCTTCATTGATGTGACGTGGcaccctgcaggggacccagGATCTGACAAGGAAACTTCTTCCATGATTATTGCCAACACTGCAGTCAACTACTGTGGCCTGGAGACCATCCTGCACATGACATGCTGCAATCAGACCAAGGATGACATCACAGGGCATCTGCAGAAGGCCAAGCGGCTCGGGTTGAAGAACATCATGGCATTGCGTGGAG ATCCTGTTGGGGAGGAATGGGAGGAAGAAGTAGATGGCTTCAACTATGCTGTTGACCTGGTTAAGCACATTCGCAATGAATTTGATGATTACTTTGACATCTGTGTGGCAG GCTACCCCAAGGGTCATCCTGAAGCAGAGAGCTATGAGGCAGACCTGAGGTACCTGAAGGAGAAAGTCTTTGCTGGGGCAGACTTCATCATTACACAGCTTTTCTTCCGATCAGAAACCTTCCtcaagttcatgaaggactgtcaAGCCATTGGCATCACCTGCCCCATTATTCCTGGCATCTTCCCCATACAG GGTTACCACTCCCTGCGCCAGCTGGTGAAGCTTTCCAAGTTGGAAGTGCCTCAAGAAATCAAAGATGTGATTGAACCCATCAAGGACAATGATGCAGCTATCCGGAACTATGGGGTGGAGCAGGCAGTGTCCATGTGCCGGGAGCTGTTGGATAGTGGTGTGGTGCATGGGCTCCATTTTTACACTCTCAATCGGGAAGTGGCTACTACTGAAGTCCTTAAGCGCCTGGGCCTATGGACAGAGGACCCCAG GCGGCCTCTGCCCTGGGCAGTCAGCGCTCACCCCAAGAGAAGAGTTGAAGATGTTCGGCCAATCTTCTGGGCCTCTAGGCCAAAGAGTTACATCTATCGAACTCAAGAATGGGATGATTTCCCCAATGGCCGATG GGGTAactcctcctctccagccttTGGGGAACTGAAGGACTATTACCTCTTCTACCTGAAGAGCAAGTCTCCCCGGGAGGAGCTTCTGAAGATGTGGGGAGAAGAGCTGACTGGTGAGGAAAGCGTCTTTGAGGTGTTCACGTGTTATATCACCGGAGAACCCAACAAGAACGGGCACAAG GTTACGTGTATGCCTTGGAATGATGACCCTCTTGCCACTGAAACCAACCTTCTGaaggagcagctggagaaggtTAACAGACGAGGAATCCTGACCATCAACTCCCAGCCAAACATCAATGGCAAACCATCCACAGACCCCATTGTAGGCTGGGGGCCCAGTGGGGGTTATGTCTTCCAAAAG GCATACCTAGAGTTCTTCACCTCCAGTGAGATCGTCACGGCACTGCTCAAAGTGCTGAAGAAGTATGAATTGCGAGTGAACTACCACATTGTCAATGTCAAG GGCCAGAATATCACCAATGCTCCAGATCTGCAACCCAATGCTGTCACCTGGGGCATCTTCCCAGGCAGAGAGATCATCCAGCCCACTGTAGTGGATCCTGTAAGCTTCCTCTCCTGGAAG gATGAGGCCTTTGCACTGTGGATCGAGCAATGGGCCAAGCTCTATGAAGAGGAGTCACCGTCTCGCATGATCATCCAGTACATCCATGACAACTACTACTTGGTCAACCTGGTGGACAATGACTTCCCACTTGAAAACTGCCTCTGGCAGGTTGTGGATGATACTTTTGAGCTGTTGAACTCTCAGACTCAGCAGTGA